One window of Methanogenium organophilum genomic DNA carries:
- a CDS encoding M24 family metallopeptidase → MSTPVPLTELQQRMTRFRERMDTREPDWECTVIFSNINLYYLTGTMQDGMLLIPRDGEPVFRVRRSYERACDESVFPRIAPMRSFRDATGDMAKMSASIHLETEIVPLALLERFRKHFPVKTILAADSHLAAVRAVKSPYELAKMEAAGKVHQRVFEKRVPELLRAGMSEAEFAALLYPVFIEEGHHGIVRFGMFETEIIIGQIGFGVSSLYPTAFDGPGGSRGLCPAVPLLGSRKKTLQDGDLVFVDTGCGVDGYHTDKTMTYVFGKDLPDEAVAVHRQCVEIQDQMAAMLKPGAIPSEIYQTITESLSPEFRENFMGFGDRRVNFLGHGVGLLIDEQPVIARGFDEPITEGMAFALEPKKGIPGVGMVGIENTFLVTPTGGRCITGSHPGLLPVPFR, encoded by the coding sequence ATGAGCACACCCGTCCCCCTCACAGAACTGCAACAGCGAATGACCCGGTTCCGCGAGAGAATGGATACCAGAGAACCGGACTGGGAATGCACAGTGATATTCAGCAATATCAACCTCTACTACCTCACCGGCACCATGCAGGACGGCATGCTCCTCATTCCCCGGGACGGCGAGCCCGTATTCCGGGTGAGGCGCAGCTATGAACGGGCCTGTGATGAATCGGTATTTCCCCGGATTGCACCGATGCGGAGTTTCCGCGATGCGACAGGAGACATGGCAAAGATGTCTGCCTCCATCCACCTCGAAACAGAGATCGTGCCGCTCGCCCTTCTGGAGCGTTTCCGCAAACACTTCCCGGTCAAAACCATTCTCGCAGCAGACTCCCATCTCGCCGCAGTGAGAGCGGTAAAAAGCCCATACGAACTTGCCAAGATGGAAGCCGCGGGAAAAGTTCACCAGAGAGTGTTTGAAAAACGGGTGCCCGAACTCCTCCGGGCAGGAATGAGTGAAGCGGAGTTTGCCGCACTCCTGTATCCGGTATTCATTGAAGAAGGGCACCACGGCATCGTCCGGTTCGGCATGTTCGAAACCGAAATCATCATCGGCCAGATCGGATTTGGTGTGAGCAGCCTCTACCCAACCGCATTCGACGGGCCGGGGGGCTCACGGGGCCTCTGTCCCGCTGTCCCCCTGCTTGGAAGCCGGAAAAAAACCCTGCAGGACGGAGACCTGGTCTTCGTTGACACCGGCTGCGGAGTTGACGGCTACCATACGGACAAGACCATGACCTATGTCTTTGGGAAAGACCTGCCGGATGAGGCCGTGGCAGTTCACCGGCAGTGTGTCGAAATTCAGGACCAAATGGCTGCAATGCTCAAACCCGGTGCTATTCCTTCAGAAATATACCAGACCATTACTGAATCACTCTCCCCGGAATTCCGGGAGAATTTCATGGGGTTCGGTGACCGCCGGGTGAACTTCCTTGGCCATGGGGTTGGCCTCCTCATTGACGAACAGCCGGTGATTGCTCGCGGATTTGACGAACCCATCACCGAAGGCATGGCCTTTGCCCTCGAACCCAAAAAAGGAATACCCGGAGTCGGCATGGTGGGTATAGAAAACACCTTTCTGGTCACCCCGACAGGCGGGCGGTGCATCACCGGCAGCCACCCCGGACTTCTCCCGGTGCCATTCCGGTAA